A stretch of Gossypium hirsutum isolate 1008001.06 chromosome A06, Gossypium_hirsutum_v2.1, whole genome shotgun sequence DNA encodes these proteins:
- the LOC107960147 gene encoding protein C2-DOMAIN ABA-RELATED 11 — MGELLGLLKVVVVQGKRLVIRDFKSSDPYVIAKLGDQVAKTKVINSCLNPVWNEELTFSLTEPVGVLNLEVFDKDRFKADDKMGHAYLNLQPLVSAARLSHALRVSSGEMTLRKVVPDTDNCLVRESSISLINGEVVQSVWLRLCTVESGEIELKVRLIETRDGPSR; from the exons ATGGGGGAGCTGTTGGGACTGCTAAAAGTGGTGGTTGTGCAAGGTAAAAGGTTGGTTATCCGGGATTTTAAGAGCAGCGATCCTTATGTTATAGCCAAGCTCGGTGATCAG GTAGCAAAGACTAAGGTTATCAACAGTTGCCTCAATCCAGTATGGAATGAAGAGCTCACTTTCTCCCTCACTGAACCTGTTGGAGTTCTAAATTTG GAAGTATTCGACAAAGATCGTTTCAAGGCTGATGACAAGATGGGACATGCTTATCTGAACCTTCAACCACTTGTCTCAGCTGCTAGATTAAGCCATGCTCTTCGAGTTTCTTCTGGTGAGATGACATTGAGGAAGGTTGTACCCGACACTGATAATTGTCTTGTTAGAGAGAGTTCTATTAGTTTGATAAATGGTGAAGTAGTTCAAAGTGTCTGGTTAAGGCTTTGCACAGTTGAGTCCGGGGAAATAGAGCTAAAGGTCAGGTTAATTGAGACACGCGATGGACCTTCAAGGTAG